The genomic region CAATCGAATAATTGATGGCCGTGCGGAGATCGGCTTTTTCCAGCGCGGTATGGTTAAATATGGCTTCGCGGAAATCACAGTTTGGAAAACTGATTCCGGACAGATCGGCATCGGTAAAATCGACATCTTCAAGAATACAATCGGAAAAACGGGATTTTTTAAGTTTTAAACCGAAAAAAGAGCCCAGTTTTACATTACAACGATTAAGATTTAGTTGTAGTAAAAACGGATTACAGTCGTTAAAGTTAACACCGAGTAATTTACAATCGTTAAAAGTCACATCCTTAAAGGAAGTACCGCCCACGTTTGCCATACTGAAATCGCAGCCGGTAA from Flavobacterium sp. WV_118_3 harbors:
- a CDS encoding pentapeptide repeat-containing protein gives rise to the protein MLFEDQLFEKVNGLEKAEYDNCQFINCQFGNAFLNNFSFLDCTFTGCDFSMANVGGTSFKDVTFNDCKLLGVNFNDCNPFLLQLNLNRCNVKLGSFFGLKLKKSRFSDCILEDVDFTDADLSGISFPNCDFREAIFNHTALEKADLRTAINYSIDPGRNTITRAKFAYPAVLGLLDAYKIEVQ